In Pseudomonas sp. GCEP-101, one DNA window encodes the following:
- a CDS encoding cyclic diguanylate phosphodiesterase, which translates to MPLRSYTRRRLVPRLVFSLSMALLPLLLGSVIIYWQALSSLGAEARTAANEAVRLFDVMLGNARGAAQVALRHVDEGCADATLVLREQVAVVPFVRSVNLTRDDTIYCTSLFGDYEAPLDAGLYVAGELRMMAGNEVTPHYALLILRRVEGRFAALSTIDGRYLSNTLQLVDQRSDLQLRVGQQWMDEEGRVFDGNPAALPLGHVERTSRRFPYMVIGGFPEGAQWQHIRRDSLPLVALMLMLGGVSGIACYWLWGRSATPSLELERALLAGEFVPYLQPLVNARDGRWVGAEVLMRWIHPREGMVGPDLFIPMAERSGLIVPMTRELMHQVADALAPHGHLLGQGFHLGFNISARHCTEPGLFGDCRDFQARFLPHRLELTLELTERELIVSSEVTDELFDNLHSLGVKLAIDDFGTGNSSLAYLHRFKVDALKIDKSFVAMIGVDALSSHILDSIVELCGKLDLMIIAEGVETEQQRAYLASRGVEVLQGYLFDRPMPLAAFIEALQRRQGGR; encoded by the coding sequence ATGCCGCTACGCAGTTATACCCGGCGCCGGCTGGTGCCCCGCCTGGTCTTCTCCCTTTCCATGGCGCTGCTGCCGCTGTTGCTGGGCAGCGTGATCATCTACTGGCAGGCGCTGAGCAGCCTGGGCGCCGAAGCGCGGACCGCCGCCAACGAAGCCGTGCGCCTCTTCGATGTCATGCTGGGCAATGCCAGGGGCGCGGCCCAGGTCGCCTTGCGCCACGTGGACGAAGGCTGCGCGGACGCCACCCTGGTACTTCGCGAGCAGGTGGCGGTGGTGCCGTTCGTCCGGTCGGTCAACCTCACCCGTGACGACACTATTTATTGCACCTCGCTGTTCGGCGATTACGAGGCGCCGCTGGACGCCGGACTGTATGTCGCCGGCGAGCTGCGGATGATGGCGGGCAACGAGGTCACGCCGCATTACGCCCTGCTGATCCTGCGTCGCGTCGAGGGGCGTTTCGCCGCGCTCTCCACCATTGACGGCCGCTACCTCAGCAACACCCTGCAATTGGTCGACCAGCGCAGCGACCTGCAGCTGCGGGTCGGCCAGCAGTGGATGGACGAAGAGGGCAGGGTGTTCGACGGTAACCCTGCGGCGTTGCCCCTTGGCCATGTCGAGCGAACGTCCCGACGGTTTCCCTACATGGTCATCGGTGGCTTCCCGGAGGGCGCGCAATGGCAGCACATCCGCAGGGACTCGTTGCCCCTGGTGGCATTGATGCTGATGCTCGGCGGTGTGTCCGGTATCGCCTGCTACTGGCTCTGGGGACGCTCGGCCACACCGAGCCTGGAGCTGGAGCGCGCCCTGCTGGCCGGCGAGTTCGTGCCCTACCTGCAGCCGCTGGTGAATGCCCGGGACGGCCGCTGGGTGGGGGCGGAGGTGCTGATGCGCTGGATTCACCCGCGCGAAGGCATGGTCGGCCCTGACCTGTTCATTCCGATGGCCGAACGCTCCGGGCTGATCGTTCCGATGACCCGCGAGCTGATGCACCAGGTTGCCGACGCGCTGGCGCCGCATGGGCACCTGCTGGGCCAAGGCTTCCACCTGGGATTCAACATCAGCGCCCGGCATTGCACGGAGCCGGGGCTGTTCGGCGATTGCCGGGACTTCCAGGCGCGCTTCCTGCCTCATCGCCTGGAACTCACGCTGGAGCTGACCGAACGGGAGCTGATCGTCTCCAGCGAGGTGACGGACGAACTCTTCGACAATCTCCACTCCCTGGGCGTCAAGCTGGCCATCGATGACTTCGGCACCGGTAACTCCAGCCTGGCCTATCTGCATCGCTTCAAGGTGGATGCGCTGAAGATCGACAAGAGCTTCGTGGCGATGATCGGTGTCGACGCGCTGTCCTCCCACATCCTGGACAGCATCGTCGAGCTGTGCGGCAAGCTGGACCTGATGATCATCGCCGAAGGGGTGGAAACCGAGCAGCAGCGGGCCTATCTCGCCTCGCGCGGCGTGGAGGTGTTGCAGGGGTATCTCTTCGATCGGCCCATGCCGCTGGCGGCATTCATCGAGGCGTTGCAACGACGTCAAGGTGGGCGCTGA
- a CDS encoding RDD family protein: MPKPQQLQPAGNFPPATLLRRFAAMFYDFLLCVALLMVVTLIYQQGFLRLIYGGEKLRQLADQGALTGDPLLSSLLFVSVFAFFAKFWTHSGQTLGMQVWGVRVQNADGTRISLMQALLRFVIAIASWGCAGLGFLWMLWDKDKRTWHDRYSESVVIQIPKAVRKATQGRG, translated from the coding sequence ATGCCCAAGCCGCAGCAGCTCCAGCCCGCGGGGAACTTCCCGCCCGCCACGCTCCTCCGTCGCTTCGCCGCGATGTTCTACGACTTCCTGCTCTGCGTGGCCTTGCTGATGGTGGTGACGCTGATCTACCAGCAAGGCTTCCTGCGCCTGATCTACGGCGGCGAGAAGCTCCGGCAGTTGGCCGACCAGGGCGCGCTGACCGGCGACCCGCTGCTTTCCAGCCTGCTGTTCGTCAGCGTGTTCGCCTTCTTCGCGAAGTTCTGGACCCACAGCGGCCAGACGCTCGGCATGCAGGTGTGGGGTGTGCGCGTCCAGAACGCCGATGGCACGCGCATCAGCCTGATGCAGGCGCTGCTGCGCTTCGTCATTGCCATTGCCTCCTGGGGCTGCGCCGGCCTGGGCTTCCTCTGGATGCTCTGGGACAAGGACAAGCGCACCTGGCACGACCGCTACTCGGAAAGCGTGGTGATCCAGATTCCCAAGGCGGTACGCAAGGCCACCCAGGGCCGGGGCTGA
- the lptG gene encoding LPS export ABC transporter permease LptG, producing the protein MRKLDRYIGTTVFVSILAVLGVILGLAELFAFVDQLGQLDDSYTLTEALKFVLLTAPSRGYDMLPMAALIGCLVGLGTLASNSELTIMRAAGVSLQRIVWAVMKPMLVLMFVGILVGEYVIPYTETAAQSGRALAQSGNGSQSSKSGLWHRQGHEFIHINVVRPDGVLLGVTRYNFDDNRRLQTASFARQAVFENNQWQLQDVTTTVLHAAEKRSEVVAAPSETWNIQLSPQLLNTVVMEPEALSITGLWGYIHYLQDQGLSSNRYWLAFWTKILQPLVTAALVLMAISFIFGPLRSVTLGQRVFTGVLVGFTFRIAQDLLGPSSQVFNFPPLLAVLVPAAICAFLGALLLKRAG; encoded by the coding sequence ATGCGTAAGCTGGATCGTTACATCGGCACGACGGTCTTCGTCTCCATTCTCGCGGTGCTGGGGGTGATCCTCGGCCTGGCCGAGTTGTTCGCCTTCGTCGACCAGCTGGGGCAGCTCGATGACAGCTACACGCTGACCGAGGCCCTGAAGTTCGTCCTGCTCACCGCGCCGAGCCGTGGCTACGACATGCTGCCGATGGCGGCGCTGATCGGCTGCCTGGTGGGCCTGGGCACCCTGGCCAGCAACAGCGAGCTGACCATCATGCGCGCCGCCGGCGTGTCGCTGCAGCGCATCGTCTGGGCGGTGATGAAGCCGATGCTGGTGCTGATGTTCGTCGGCATTCTGGTTGGCGAGTACGTGATTCCCTACACCGAAACCGCTGCCCAGAGCGGCCGCGCGCTGGCGCAGAGCGGCAATGGTTCGCAAAGCTCCAAGTCGGGCCTGTGGCACCGGCAGGGCCACGAGTTCATCCACATCAACGTGGTGCGCCCGGACGGCGTGCTGCTGGGTGTGACCCGCTACAACTTCGACGACAACCGCCGCCTGCAAACGGCGAGCTTCGCCCGCCAGGCTGTGTTCGAGAACAACCAGTGGCAGTTGCAGGACGTGACCACCACGGTGCTGCACGCCGCGGAAAAGCGCAGCGAAGTGGTGGCCGCGCCGAGCGAGACCTGGAACATCCAGCTCAGCCCGCAGCTGCTCAATACCGTGGTGATGGAGCCCGAGGCCCTGTCGATCACCGGCCTGTGGGGCTACATCCACTACCTGCAGGACCAGGGCCTGAGCTCCAACCGCTACTGGCTGGCGTTCTGGACCAAGATCCTGCAGCCGCTGGTGACGGCGGCCCTGGTGCTGATGGCGATTTCGTTCATCTTCGGCCCGCTGCGCAGCGTGACCCTCGGCCAGCGCGTGTTCACCGGTGTGCTGGTGGGCTTCACCTTCCGCATCGCCCAGGACCTGCTCGGGCCGTCCAGCCAGGTGTTCAACTTCCCGCCGCTGCTGGCGGTGCTGGTGCCGGCGGCGATCTGCGCCTTCCTCGGTGCGCTGTTGCTGAAGCGGGCAGGTTAA
- the lptF gene encoding LPS export ABC transporter permease LptF, giving the protein MIVFRYLSREVLITMSAVSAVLLVIIMSGRFIKYLAQAAQGLLDPGSLFMIMGVRLPGFLQLILPLGLFLGILLAYGRLYLDSEMTVLTATGMSQQRLLAITLAPALFIALLVAWLSLWLAPQGITQMQLLLNKQDAMTEFDTLAPGRFQSMRDGTRVTYTETLANERTELGGVFISDKNRPRNGKDGGTSVLVGTTGVQEIHADGSRYLILKDGYRYDGTPGQADYREIKYDTYAALLPKPEVSSEIDDRDAIPTADLLGSDDPRMKSELQWRLSIPLLVFVVTVLAVPLSRVNPRQGRFLKLLPAVLLYMAYLALLIAGRGMLDKGKIPMALGLWWIHGIFLGIGLLLLYWEPLRLKLAAQRAKSGGGLKHA; this is encoded by the coding sequence TTGATTGTCTTCCGTTACCTGTCCCGTGAAGTGCTGATCACCATGAGCGCGGTGAGCGCCGTGCTGCTGGTCATCATCATGAGCGGCCGTTTCATCAAGTACCTGGCGCAGGCCGCCCAAGGCCTGCTCGATCCGGGTTCGCTGTTCATGATCATGGGCGTGCGTCTGCCGGGCTTCCTGCAGCTGATCCTGCCGCTGGGCCTGTTCCTCGGCATCCTGCTGGCCTATGGCCGCCTGTACCTGGACAGCGAGATGACCGTGCTGACCGCCACCGGCATGAGCCAGCAGCGCCTGCTGGCCATCACCCTGGCGCCGGCGCTGTTCATCGCCCTGCTGGTGGCCTGGCTGAGCCTGTGGCTGGCGCCGCAGGGCATCACCCAGATGCAGCTGCTGCTGAACAAGCAGGACGCGATGACCGAATTCGACACCCTGGCGCCGGGGCGCTTCCAGTCGATGCGCGACGGCACGCGGGTGACCTACACCGAAACCCTGGCCAACGAGCGCACGGAGCTGGGCGGGGTGTTCATTTCCGACAAGAACCGCCCGCGCAACGGCAAGGACGGCGGCACCTCGGTGCTGGTCGGCACCACCGGTGTGCAGGAAATCCACGCGGACGGCAGCCGCTACCTGATCCTCAAGGATGGCTACCGCTACGATGGCACGCCGGGCCAGGCCGACTACCGCGAAATTAAGTACGACACCTACGCGGCGCTCCTGCCCAAGCCGGAAGTGAGCAGCGAAATCGACGACCGCGACGCCATTCCCACCGCCGACCTGCTCGGTAGCGACGACCCGCGGATGAAGTCCGAGCTGCAATGGCGCCTGTCCATCCCGCTGCTGGTGTTTGTGGTCACCGTGCTGGCGGTGCCGCTGTCGCGAGTTAACCCGCGCCAGGGCCGCTTCCTCAAGCTGCTGCCGGCGGTGCTGCTGTACATGGCCTACCTGGCGCTGCTGATCGCCGGGCGCGGCATGCTCGACAAGGGCAAGATCCCCATGGCCCTGGGCCTGTGGTGGATCCATGGGATATTCCTGGGCATCGGCCTGTTGTTGTTGTACTGGGAACCGCTGCGCCTGAAGCTGGCCGCCCAGCGAGCGAAGTCGGGCGGGGGTCTGAAGCATGCGTAA
- a CDS encoding leucyl aminopeptidase has translation MEFLVKSVRPETLKTATLVIAVGEGRKLGATAKAVDEATGGAIATLLKRGDLAGKVGQTLLLQDLPNIKAERVLLVGAGKERELSDRAYRKLVSAVLNNLKNLGGADAVLALGDLAVKGRNAHGKARLQVETLADGTYVFDRFKSQKAEAPKLKKVTLLVDKADAAAVEQGAKQAQAIANGMALTRDLGNLPPNLCHPTFLGEQAKALGKEYKGLKVEVLDEKKLRELGMGSFLAVAQGSDQPPRLIVLQYNGAKKKDEAPHVLVGKGITFDTGGISLKPGLGMDEMKFDMCGAASVFGTFRAVLELQLPINLVGVMACAENMPSGGATRPGDIVTTMSGQTVEILNTDAEGRLVLCDALTYVERFKPQSVVDIATLTGACIVALGSNTSGLMGNNDALIKQLLKAGEVADDRAWQLPLFDEYQEQLDSPFADIANIGGPKAGTITAGCFLSRFAKKFHWAHLDIAGTAWISGGKDKGATGRPVPLLTQYLLDRVK, from the coding sequence ATGGAATTCCTTGTAAAAAGCGTACGTCCGGAAACTCTCAAGACCGCCACCCTGGTCATCGCCGTGGGCGAAGGCCGCAAGCTGGGCGCCACCGCCAAGGCCGTCGACGAAGCCACCGGCGGTGCCATCGCCACCCTGCTCAAGCGTGGCGATCTGGCGGGCAAGGTCGGCCAGACTCTACTGCTGCAGGATTTACCCAACATTAAGGCCGAGCGCGTGCTGCTGGTTGGCGCCGGCAAAGAGCGCGAACTCTCCGACCGCGCCTACCGCAAACTGGTTTCCGCCGTCCTGAACAATCTGAAGAACCTGGGTGGCGCCGACGCCGTCCTGGCCCTGGGCGACCTGGCGGTGAAAGGCCGCAACGCCCATGGCAAGGCCCGCCTGCAGGTGGAAACCCTGGCCGACGGCACCTACGTCTTCGACCGCTTCAAGAGCCAGAAGGCCGAAGCGCCGAAGCTGAAGAAGGTCACCCTGCTGGTCGACAAGGCCGACGCCGCGGCCGTCGAACAAGGCGCCAAGCAAGCCCAGGCCATCGCCAACGGCATGGCCCTGACCCGCGACCTGGGCAACCTGCCGCCGAACCTCTGCCACCCGACCTTCCTCGGCGAGCAGGCCAAGGCGCTGGGCAAGGAATACAAGGGCCTGAAGGTCGAAGTCCTCGACGAGAAGAAACTGCGCGAGCTGGGCATGGGTTCCTTCCTCGCCGTCGCCCAGGGCAGCGACCAGCCGCCGCGCCTGATCGTGCTGCAGTACAACGGCGCGAAGAAGAAGGACGAGGCCCCGCACGTTCTGGTCGGCAAGGGCATCACCTTCGACACCGGCGGCATCAGCCTCAAGCCCGGCCTGGGCATGGACGAGATGAAATTCGACATGTGCGGCGCGGCCTCCGTGTTCGGCACCTTCCGCGCCGTACTGGAGTTGCAGCTGCCGATCAACCTGGTGGGCGTGATGGCCTGTGCCGAGAACATGCCCAGCGGCGGCGCCACCCGCCCGGGCGACATCGTCACCACCATGAGCGGCCAGACCGTCGAAATCCTCAACACCGACGCCGAAGGCCGCCTGGTGCTGTGCGACGCGCTGACCTACGTCGAGCGCTTCAAGCCGCAGTCCGTGGTGGACATCGCCACCCTCACCGGCGCCTGCATCGTCGCCCTGGGCTCCAACACCTCGGGCCTGATGGGCAACAACGACGCGCTGATCAAGCAACTGCTCAAGGCCGGTGAAGTCGCCGACGACCGCGCCTGGCAGCTGCCGCTGTTCGACGAGTACCAGGAGCAGCTCGACAGCCCCTTCGCCGACATCGCCAACATCGGCGGGCCGAAGGCCGGCACCATCACCGCCGGTTGCTTCCTGTCGCGCTTCGCCAAGAAGTTCCACTGGGCGCACCTGGACATCGCCGGCACCGCGTGGATCAGCGGCGGCAAGGACAAGGGCGCCACCGGCCGCCCGGTTCCGCTGCTGACCCAGTACCTGCTGGACCGTGTGAAGTAA
- a CDS encoding DNA polymerase III subunit chi, whose amino-acid sequence MTRVDFYVIPSADPDARLTIACRLAEKAWRQGMRIFVLCSDEAQREALDARLWNFRGETFIPHNAVEEDADSPIVLALGEPPESHRDLLINLTLAIPTFVDRFNRVAELVIEEPAIRQAARENFRRYREQGYPLQDHRLPRP is encoded by the coding sequence ATGACGCGCGTGGATTTCTACGTTATTCCCAGCGCCGATCCCGACGCACGCCTGACCATCGCCTGCCGCCTGGCCGAAAAGGCCTGGCGGCAAGGCATGCGCATCTTCGTGCTGTGCAGCGACGAGGCCCAGCGCGAGGCGCTGGACGCCCGGCTGTGGAACTTCCGGGGCGAAACCTTCATCCCACACAATGCGGTGGAAGAAGATGCCGACTCGCCGATCGTGCTCGCCCTCGGCGAGCCGCCGGAGAGCCACCGGGACCTGCTGATCAACCTGACCCTGGCCATTCCCACCTTCGTCGACCGGTTCAACCGGGTCGCCGAACTGGTGATCGAGGAACCGGCGATTCGTCAGGCCGCGCGGGAGAATTTCCGTCGCTACCGCGAGCAGGGCTATCCTTTGCAGGACCATCGCCTGCCGCGCCCTTGA
- a CDS encoding DNA polymerase III subunit chi, with protein sequence MDNRKPPHDPDHLLEDLKKIQDLLDESGAEPPLLTESFEPDNIPLLSDVVAPAPQPPTPAAVSPAAPTASSTASELNRLDLELRAAAQLILQDVLDDFAPQIEAELQRRLEARMQRLLAQRKP encoded by the coding sequence ATGGACAACCGCAAGCCCCCGCACGACCCCGACCACCTGCTGGAAGACCTGAAGAAGATCCAGGACTTGCTGGACGAATCGGGCGCCGAGCCGCCCCTGCTCACCGAATCCTTCGAGCCGGACAACATCCCGCTGCTCTCCGACGTGGTCGCGCCCGCCCCCCAGCCGCCCACCCCGGCAGCCGTGTCGCCGGCAGCGCCAACCGCATCGTCCACGGCCAGCGAGCTGAACCGCCTCGACCTGGAACTGCGCGCCGCGGCCCAGCTCATCCTGCAGGACGTCCTCGACGACTTCGCCCCGCAGATCGAAGCCGAGCTGCAGCGTCGCCTGGAGGCACGGATGCAACGGCTGTTGGCGCAGCGCAAGCCCTGA
- a CDS encoding valine--tRNA ligase has protein sequence MDKTYQPHAIESHWYPLWEKENYFAPQGSGEPYTIMIPPPNVTGSLHMGHGFNNAIMDALIRYRRMQGRNTLWQPGTDHAGIATQMVVERQLAAQGIARHDLGREKFLEKVWEWKDQSGGTITRQIRRLGSSVDWSRERFTMDEGLSNAVKEAFVRLHEDGLIYRGKRLVNWDTKFHTAISDLEVENHDEKGHLWHLRYPLADGNKTADGKDHLIVATTRPETMLGDSAVAVHPEDERYAALIGTFIDLPLVGRRIPIIADDYVDREFGTGCVKITPAHDFNDYEVGKRHDLPLINIFDKDAAILATAQVFKLDGSVNTELDASLPAAYAGLDRFVARKQIVADFEAAGLLEKIDDHALKVPKGDRSGTVIEPWLTDQWYVSTKPLAEPAIAAVEDGRIQFVPKQYENMYFSWMRDIQDWCISRQLWWGHRIPAWYDDAGNVYVGRNEAEVRAKHNLGDANLRQDEDVLDTWFSSGLWTFSTLGWPEQTEYLKTFHPTDVLVTGFDIIFFWVARMIMLTMHLIKNGDGTAQIPFKTVYVHGLVRDGQGQKMSKSKGNVLDPLDIVDGITLDELLEKRTSGMMQPKLAEKIAKQTKAEFPEGIASYGTDALRFTFCSLASTGRDIKFDMGRVEGYRNFCNKLWNAANFVIENTDGKDTGVNGEPVELSSVDRWIISALQRTEIEVARQLDAFRFDLATQALYEFIWDEYCAWYLELVKPVLWDENAPIERQRGTRRTLARVLETALRLAHPFMPFITEEIWQRIKASAGKSGDTLMLQPWPIADEAKIDAAAEGDIEWVKALMLGIRQIRGEMNISMAKRIDLVLNNASPEDHRRLADNEPLLMKLAKLETIRVLDEGEEPPMSATALVGDLQVLVPMAGLIDKAAEMARLDKEIQRLEGEVKRVGGKLSNEGFVAKAPPEVIEKERAKLAEAEQAVTNLIQQREKIASL, from the coding sequence ATGGACAAGACCTACCAGCCCCACGCCATCGAATCCCACTGGTACCCCCTGTGGGAGAAAGAGAACTACTTCGCCCCGCAAGGTTCCGGCGAGCCGTACACCATCATGATCCCGCCGCCGAACGTCACCGGCAGCCTGCACATGGGTCACGGCTTCAACAACGCCATCATGGACGCGCTGATCCGCTACCGCCGCATGCAGGGCCGCAACACCCTGTGGCAGCCGGGCACCGACCACGCCGGCATCGCCACCCAGATGGTGGTGGAGCGCCAGCTGGCCGCACAGGGCATCGCCCGTCATGACCTGGGCCGCGAGAAGTTCCTGGAGAAGGTCTGGGAGTGGAAGGACCAGTCCGGCGGCACCATCACCCGCCAGATTCGCCGCCTGGGCTCCTCCGTGGACTGGTCGCGCGAGCGCTTCACCATGGACGAAGGCCTGTCCAACGCCGTGAAGGAAGCCTTCGTGCGCCTGCACGAGGACGGCCTGATCTACCGTGGCAAGCGCCTGGTCAACTGGGACACCAAGTTCCACACCGCCATTTCCGACCTGGAAGTGGAGAACCACGACGAGAAGGGCCACCTCTGGCACCTGCGCTACCCGCTGGCCGACGGCAACAAGACCGCCGACGGCAAGGACCACCTGATCGTCGCCACCACCCGTCCAGAAACCATGCTGGGTGACAGCGCCGTCGCCGTGCACCCGGAAGACGAGCGCTACGCCGCGCTGATCGGCACCTTCATCGACCTGCCGCTGGTGGGCCGGCGCATCCCGATCATCGCCGACGACTATGTCGACCGCGAGTTCGGCACCGGCTGCGTGAAGATCACCCCCGCCCACGACTTCAACGACTACGAAGTCGGCAAGCGCCACGACCTGCCGCTGATCAACATCTTCGACAAGGACGCCGCGATCCTCGCCACCGCCCAGGTGTTCAAGCTCGACGGCAGCGTCAACACCGAGCTGGACGCCAGCCTGCCGGCCGCCTACGCCGGCCTTGACCGCTTCGTCGCGCGCAAGCAGATCGTCGCCGACTTCGAGGCCGCCGGCCTGCTGGAGAAGATCGACGACCACGCGCTGAAAGTGCCCAAGGGCGACCGCTCCGGCACCGTCATCGAGCCCTGGCTGACCGACCAGTGGTACGTCTCCACCAAGCCGCTGGCCGAGCCCGCCATCGCCGCCGTGGAAGACGGCCGCATCCAGTTCGTGCCCAAGCAGTACGAGAACATGTACTTCAGCTGGATGCGCGACATCCAGGACTGGTGCATCAGCCGTCAGCTGTGGTGGGGCCACCGCATCCCGGCCTGGTACGACGACGCCGGCAACGTCTACGTCGGCCGCAACGAGGCCGAAGTGCGCGCCAAGCACAACCTGGGCGACGCCAACCTGCGCCAGGACGAAGACGTCCTCGACACCTGGTTCAGCTCGGGCCTGTGGACCTTCTCCACCCTCGGCTGGCCGGAACAGACCGAGTACCTGAAGACCTTCCACCCCACCGACGTGCTGGTGACCGGCTTCGACATCATCTTCTTCTGGGTGGCGCGCATGATCATGCTGACCATGCACCTGATCAAGAATGGCGATGGCACCGCGCAGATCCCGTTCAAGACCGTCTACGTGCATGGTCTGGTGCGCGACGGCCAGGGCCAGAAGATGTCCAAGTCCAAGGGCAACGTGCTCGACCCGCTGGACATCGTCGACGGCATCACCCTCGACGAACTGCTGGAAAAACGCACCAGCGGCATGATGCAGCCCAAGCTCGCCGAGAAAATCGCCAAGCAGACCAAGGCCGAGTTCCCCGAAGGCATCGCCAGCTACGGCACCGACGCCCTGCGCTTCACCTTCTGTTCGCTGGCCTCCACCGGCCGCGACATCAAGTTCGACATGGGCCGCGTCGAGGGCTACCGCAACTTCTGCAACAAGTTGTGGAACGCTGCCAACTTCGTCATCGAGAACACCGATGGCAAGGACACCGGCGTCAATGGCGAGCCGGTCGAACTGTCCTCGGTGGACCGCTGGATCATCTCTGCCCTGCAGCGCACCGAGATCGAAGTCGCCCGCCAGCTGGACGCCTTCCGCTTCGACCTGGCCACGCAGGCCCTCTACGAGTTCATCTGGGACGAGTACTGCGCCTGGTACCTGGAACTGGTCAAGCCGGTGCTGTGGGACGAGAACGCGCCCATCGAACGCCAGCGCGGCACCCGCCGCACCCTGGCGCGCGTGCTGGAAACCGCACTGCGCCTGGCGCACCCGTTCATGCCGTTCATCACCGAGGAAATCTGGCAGCGCATCAAGGCGTCCGCCGGCAAGAGCGGTGACACCCTGATGCTGCAACCCTGGCCGATCGCCGACGAGGCGAAGATCGACGCCGCCGCCGAAGGCGATATCGAGTGGGTCAAGGCGCTGATGCTGGGCATTCGCCAGATCCGTGGCGAGATGAACATCTCCATGGCCAAGCGCATCGACCTGGTGCTCAACAATGCATCGCCCGAGGACCACCGCCGCCTGGCCGACAACGAGCCGCTGCTGATGAAGCTGGCGAAGCTGGAAACCATCCGCGTGCTGGACGAAGGCGAAGAGCCGCCGATGTCCGCCACCGCACTGGTGGGCGACCTGCAGGTGCTGGTGCCGATGGCCGGCCTGATCGACAAGGCTGCCGAGATGGCGCGCCTGGACAAGGAAATCCAGCGCCTGGAAGGCGAAGTCAAACGCGTGGGCGGCAAGCTGTCCAACGAAGGCTTCGTCGCCAAGGCCCCGCCGGAAGTGATCGAGAAGGAACGCGCCAAGCTCGCCGAAGCCGAGCAGGCCGTGACCAACCTGATCCAGCAGCGCGAGAAGATCGCCAGCCTGTAA